One window of Streptomyces sp. NBC_00273 genomic DNA carries:
- a CDS encoding NAD(P)/FAD-dependent oxidoreductase, producing MAPVAMRSVAASLSEAKPVSYWLDDPGKPAAEPALTSDERCDLLVIGGGYSGLWTALIAKERDPGRDVVLIESKEAGWAASGRNGGFCAASLTHGLSNGLARWPGELAKLEELGARNLDAIEEAVARYGIDCDFERTGEIDVATEPHQVEELRELHEEAMRLGLADGSEWLDGEAVRAEVDSPTFLAGLWDRDGVAMLNPAKLAWGLKRACLELGVRIYENTRGLKLAAAGSGMTVTTPYGTILARRVALGTNIFPSLVRRVRPFTVPVYDYALMSEPLDEAQLAAIGWKGRQGLGDSANQFHYFRITRDNRILWGGYDAIYPYRGKLDSEYDHRPETYLKLAEHFFTAFPQLEGLKFSHAWGGAIDTCSRFSAFFGTAHAGKVAYAAGYTGLGVGATRFGADVMLDLLDGLTTERTRLEMVKSKPMPFPPEPFAWTGIALTKWSLARADARGGHRNLWLKTLDRFGLGFDS from the coding sequence ATGGCCCCAGTCGCCATGCGTAGTGTTGCTGCATCACTTTCCGAAGCGAAGCCGGTCTCGTACTGGCTGGACGACCCCGGCAAGCCCGCCGCCGAGCCGGCGCTCACCTCCGACGAGCGCTGCGACCTGCTGGTCATCGGCGGCGGCTACAGCGGACTGTGGACCGCCCTGATCGCCAAGGAGCGCGACCCCGGACGGGACGTCGTGCTGATCGAGAGCAAGGAGGCGGGCTGGGCCGCCTCCGGCCGCAACGGCGGATTCTGCGCCGCCTCCCTCACCCACGGCCTCAGCAACGGGCTGGCCCGCTGGCCCGGCGAGCTGGCCAAGCTGGAGGAGCTGGGCGCCCGCAACCTCGACGCCATCGAGGAGGCCGTCGCCCGCTACGGCATCGACTGCGACTTCGAGCGGACCGGCGAGATCGACGTCGCCACGGAACCGCACCAGGTCGAGGAGCTGCGCGAACTGCACGAGGAGGCGATGCGCCTGGGCCTCGCCGACGGCTCCGAATGGCTGGACGGCGAGGCGGTGCGCGCCGAGGTCGACTCGCCGACCTTCCTCGCGGGCCTCTGGGACCGCGACGGCGTCGCCATGCTCAACCCGGCGAAGCTGGCCTGGGGCCTCAAGCGGGCCTGCCTGGAGCTCGGGGTGCGGATCTACGAGAACACCCGCGGCCTCAAGCTGGCCGCGGCCGGCTCCGGGATGACCGTGACGACCCCCTACGGCACGATCCTCGCGCGCCGGGTCGCCCTCGGCACCAACATCTTCCCCTCGCTGGTCCGCCGGGTCCGCCCGTTCACCGTCCCGGTCTACGACTACGCGCTGATGAGCGAGCCCCTCGACGAGGCCCAGCTGGCCGCGATCGGCTGGAAGGGGCGGCAGGGGCTCGGCGACAGCGCCAACCAGTTCCACTACTTCCGGATCACCCGCGACAACCGGATCCTGTGGGGCGGCTACGACGCGATCTACCCCTACCGGGGGAAGCTCGACTCCGAGTACGACCACCGTCCCGAGACCTACCTCAAGCTCGCGGAGCACTTCTTCACGGCGTTCCCGCAGCTGGAGGGGTTGAAGTTCAGCCACGCCTGGGGCGGCGCGATCGACACCTGCTCGCGCTTCTCCGCCTTCTTCGGCACGGCGCATGCGGGCAAGGTGGCCTACGCCGCCGGCTACACCGGCCTCGGCGTGGGGGCCACCCGCTTCGGGGCGGACGTGATGCTGGACCTGCTGGACGGGCTCACCACCGAGCGCACCCGGCTGGAGATGGTGAAGTCCAAGCCGATGCCGTTCCCGCCCGAGCCCTTCGCCTGGACCGGGATCGCGCTCACCAAGTGGTCGCTGGCCCGCGCGGACGCCCGCGGCGGACACCGGAACCTGTGGCTCAAGACGCTGGACCGCTTCGGCCTCGGCTTCGACAGCTAG
- a CDS encoding ABC transporter permease, giving the protein MRNPLTWLRRNLVVIAGLGTLAYMILPNVVVTVFSFNNPTGRFNYAWQEFSLDAWKDPCGVADMCGSLSLSLQIALWSTLVATALGTAIAFALVRYRFRARGAVNSLIFLPMAMPEIVMAASLLALFLNMGIQLGFWTILIAHIMFCLSFVVAAVKARVLSMDPRLEEAARDLYAGPVQTFVRVTLPIAAPGIAAGALLSFALSFDDFIITNFNSGNTVTFPMFVWGSAQRGTPVQINVIGTAMFVIAVLVVLTGQLVGNRRKKAQPK; this is encoded by the coding sequence ATGCGCAATCCCCTTACCTGGCTCCGGCGCAACCTGGTCGTCATCGCGGGCCTCGGCACGCTCGCGTACATGATCCTGCCGAACGTCGTCGTCACCGTCTTCTCCTTCAACAACCCCACCGGGCGGTTCAACTACGCCTGGCAGGAGTTCTCCCTCGACGCGTGGAAGGACCCCTGCGGGGTCGCCGACATGTGCGGCTCCTTGTCCCTCTCGCTGCAGATCGCCCTCTGGTCCACCCTGGTGGCGACCGCGCTGGGCACCGCGATCGCCTTCGCGCTCGTGCGCTACCGCTTCCGGGCGCGCGGGGCGGTCAACTCGCTGATCTTCCTGCCCATGGCCATGCCCGAGATCGTGATGGCGGCGTCGCTGCTCGCGCTCTTCCTCAACATGGGCATCCAGCTGGGCTTCTGGACGATCCTGATCGCCCACATCATGTTCTGCCTCAGCTTCGTCGTCGCCGCCGTCAAGGCGCGCGTCCTGTCCATGGACCCGCGGCTGGAGGAGGCCGCCCGCGACCTCTACGCCGGCCCGGTGCAGACCTTCGTACGGGTCACCCTGCCGATCGCGGCACCCGGTATCGCGGCGGGCGCGCTGCTGTCCTTCGCGCTCTCGTTCGACGACTTCATCATCACCAACTTCAACTCGGGCAACACCGTCACCTTCCCCATGTTCGTGTGGGGATCGGCCCAGCGCGGTACGCCCGTGCAGATCAACGTCATCGGTACGGCGATGTTCGTCATCGCGGTGCTGGTGGTCCTCACCGGCCAGCTGGTCGGCAACCGCCGCAAGAAGGCACAACCGAAGTAA
- a CDS encoding chitinase, which translates to MPLLTAAALAAAGFLAAGPPAAAADADLVRNGGFEAGLDGWSCSGGSGAVVTTPVHGGSSALRATPAGQDNARCSQTVTVKPDSTYALGAWVQGAYVYLGATGTGTTDASTWTQSPGAWKQLTTTFRTGPSTTSVTVYTHGWYGQPAHVTDDLTLVGPDPGGPGQPQPPAAPTGLTASATSSNAVALSWSAVPGATSYTVHRDGAAPLSVTSVSAAVTGLAAATTYTFRVSAVNAAGESPQSAPASATTPGGGGGGGGLPAHALVGYLHASFANGSGYVRMADVPVSWDVINLAFGEPTSVTSGDIRFRLCPVAECPNVESPAEFKAAIKAKQAAGKKVLISIGGQNGQVQLATTAARDAFVSSVSKIIDEYGLNGLDIDFEGHSLSLATGDTDFRAPTTAVVVNLISAVKALTAKYGPDFVLTMAPETFFVQLGYQYYGSGPWGGQDPRAGAYLPVIHALRDDLTLLHVQDYNSGSIMGLDNQYHSMGGADFHIAMTDMLLTGFPVAGNATRVFPALRPDQVAIGLPATTNAGNGHTSPAEVNKALNCLTKKTDCGTYQTHGTWPGLRGLMTWSINWDRFGGWEFSRNFDAYFGG; encoded by the coding sequence ATACCCCTCCTCACGGCCGCCGCCCTCGCGGCGGCCGGTTTCCTCGCCGCGGGCCCGCCGGCCGCGGCGGCCGACGCCGACCTCGTACGCAACGGAGGCTTCGAGGCCGGCCTCGACGGCTGGAGCTGCTCGGGCGGCAGCGGAGCCGTCGTCACCACACCCGTCCACGGGGGAAGTTCCGCCCTGCGGGCCACCCCGGCCGGCCAGGACAACGCCCGCTGCTCCCAGACCGTCACCGTCAAGCCCGACTCGACGTACGCGCTCGGCGCATGGGTGCAGGGCGCGTACGTCTACCTCGGCGCGACCGGCACCGGCACCACCGACGCGTCGACCTGGACGCAGTCGCCGGGGGCCTGGAAGCAGCTGACCACAACCTTCCGCACCGGCCCGTCCACGACCTCGGTGACCGTCTACACCCACGGTTGGTACGGCCAGCCCGCCCATGTCACCGACGACCTCACCCTGGTCGGCCCGGACCCCGGCGGTCCCGGGCAGCCCCAGCCCCCGGCCGCCCCCACCGGCCTGACCGCCTCCGCCACCTCCTCGAACGCGGTCGCACTGTCCTGGTCGGCGGTGCCGGGCGCCACCTCGTACACCGTCCACCGGGACGGCGCGGCGCCCTTGAGCGTCACGTCCGTCTCGGCTGCCGTGACCGGCCTCGCCGCGGCCACCACGTACACCTTCCGGGTCAGCGCGGTGAACGCGGCGGGTGAGTCCCCGCAGAGCGCGCCCGCCTCCGCGACCACGCCCGGCGGCGGTGGCGGCGGTGGTGGCCTGCCCGCCCACGCACTCGTCGGCTACCTGCACGCGAGCTTCGCCAACGGGTCCGGATACGTCCGGATGGCCGACGTGCCCGTCTCCTGGGACGTCATCAACCTCGCCTTCGGCGAACCGACCTCGGTGACCTCGGGCGACATCCGCTTCCGGCTCTGCCCGGTCGCGGAATGCCCGAACGTCGAATCCCCGGCGGAGTTCAAAGCGGCGATCAAGGCCAAGCAGGCCGCCGGCAAGAAGGTGCTGATCTCGATCGGCGGCCAGAACGGCCAGGTCCAGCTCGCGACCACGGCCGCCCGGGACGCCTTCGTCTCCTCCGTCAGCAAGATCATCGACGAGTACGGCCTCAACGGCCTGGACATCGACTTCGAGGGCCACTCCCTGTCCCTCGCGACCGGGGACACCGATTTCCGGGCTCCCACCACCGCGGTCGTCGTCAACCTGATCTCGGCCGTGAAGGCCCTGACGGCCAAGTACGGCCCGGACTTCGTCCTGACCATGGCTCCGGAGACCTTCTTCGTCCAGCTGGGCTACCAGTACTACGGCTCCGGCCCCTGGGGCGGCCAGGACCCGCGCGCCGGCGCGTACCTCCCGGTCATCCACGCCCTGCGCGACGACCTCACCCTGCTCCACGTGCAGGACTACAACTCGGGCTCGATCATGGGCCTCGACAACCAGTACCACTCCATGGGCGGCGCCGACTTCCACATCGCCATGACCGACATGCTGCTCACCGGCTTCCCGGTCGCCGGGAACGCGACCCGGGTCTTCCCGGCCCTGCGCCCGGACCAGGTCGCCATCGGCCTCCCGGCCACGACCAACGCGGGCAACGGTCACACCTCGCCCGCGGAGGTGAACAAGGCGCTGAACTGCCTGACGAAGAAGACCGACTGCGGGACCTACCAGACCCACGGCACCTGGCCGGGTCTGCGCGGCCTGATGACCTGGTCGATCAACTGGGACCGCTTCGGAGGCTGGGAGTTCAGCCGGAACTTCGACGCCTACTTCGGCGGCTGA